One Myxococcales bacterium DNA segment encodes these proteins:
- a CDS encoding ABC transporter ATP-binding protein: protein MPLIALEAITKVYASGDAELRALDGVSLTIDAGEFVAIMGSSGSGKSTLMNILGCLDRPTSGRYLLADRDVSKLDKNELAEVRNQLLGFVFQSFNLLARTSAAENVELPLVYSGVTAKERRERAAAALEKVGLANRKGHHPNQLSGGQQQRVAIARALVSQPRLILADEPTGNLDSKTTVEIMALLQSLGKSGITIVFVTHEPDVAAYASRVIVVRDGRIQSDTTQVPLEAKARPAAAGPAEGESVA from the coding sequence ATGCCGCTCATCGCCCTCGAGGCCATCACCAAGGTCTACGCGAGCGGTGACGCGGAGCTGCGCGCGCTCGACGGCGTGTCGCTCACGATCGACGCCGGCGAGTTCGTCGCCATCATGGGGTCGTCGGGTTCCGGCAAGTCGACGCTCATGAACATCTTGGGTTGCCTCGACCGGCCCACCAGCGGGCGCTACCTCCTGGCCGATCGCGACGTCTCCAAGCTCGACAAGAACGAGCTGGCCGAGGTGCGCAACCAGCTCCTCGGCTTTGTGTTCCAGAGCTTCAACTTGCTGGCGCGCACGAGCGCCGCCGAGAACGTCGAACTGCCGCTCGTCTACTCCGGCGTCACCGCCAAGGAGCGACGCGAGCGCGCAGCGGCGGCCCTCGAGAAGGTCGGCCTCGCGAACCGAAAGGGGCACCATCCCAATCAGCTCTCCGGTGGACAGCAGCAGCGCGTGGCCATCGCCCGCGCCCTCGTCTCGCAGCCGCGCCTGATCCTCGCCGACGAGCCCACGGGAAACCTCGACTCGAAGACGACCGTCGAGATCATGGCGCTGCTCCAATCGCTGGGGAAAAGTGGCATCACCATCGTCTTCGTAACCCACGAGCCCGACGTGGCGGCGTACGCGTCCCGCGTCATCGTCGTGCGCGACGGGCGCATTCAGAGCGACACCACGCAGGTGCCGTTGGAAGCCAAGGCGCGTCCCGCCGCGGCTGGCCCGGCGGAGGGAGAAAGCGTCGCATGA